The segment TCAAGCTCGATGTCGAGCTTGGCCCCGCCTATCGCTACACGCGCTTCATCGGCGCGCCGACCGAGAACAACATCGCCGCGCGCGGGTCGCTCGACTTCGCCTGGCGGCTGTCGCGCGGCATGTCGATCACCCAGCAGGCCTCGGCCTATGTCGAGAAGGACAACAGCACCGTCGCGACCAAGTCGGCGCTGCTCGCCAAGCTGATCGGGCCGCTCTCCGCACAGTTCAGCTATACGGTGCAGTATGAAAGCGCGCCGCCGCTCGGCCGCCTGACCACCGACACCACCAGCCGCGCGGCGCTCGTCGTCGATTTCTGATCGGCACGCCGCCGGGGGTGTTCAACCGCCCCGGTTCCGCGCTACCACGCCCCCCATGACCATGCTATCCGCTATCGAACGGACGGCGATCGAGCGCGCGCAAGCCGCGCCGATGCTGGAGAGGACCTTGGAGTGGGCGGCGATCAACAGCGGCACCCGCAACCTGGCGGGGCTGGCCGCCATGGCGGCGACGCTGGCGGACGCTTTTTCGGTGCTGCCGGGCACGCTGGAACTCGTTGACCCTGAGCCGGTGGAGACGGTGACGCCGGGGGGCGCCATCGAGCCCCTTGACCATGGCCGGCACCTGCTGCTGACGGTGCGGCCAGACGCGCCGGTACAGCTGCTGCTCACCGGCCATATGGACACGGTGTTCGCCGCCGATCATCCGTTTCAGCAGGCACAATGGCTGCACGATGGCCGCCTCAATGCGCCCGGCGCCGCCGACATGAAAGGCGGCCTGTCGCTGATGCTCGCCGCGCTGGAAGCCGCCGAGGGGAGCCCGCTTGCCGAGCGCTTCGGCTACACCGTGCTGATCAATTCGGACGAGGAGACGGGTTCGCTCGCCTCGCGCGCGCTGATCACTCGCGTCGCGCAGGGCAAGACCGCCGCGCTCACCTATGAACCCGCACTGCCCGACGGCACCCTGGCCGGGGCGCGGGGCGGGACCGGCAATTTCTCGCTCGTCGTCCATGGCCGCAGCGCTCATGCGGGCCGCAACCCCGAAGAGGGCCGCAACGCGCTCGTCGCGGCGGCAGCGCTGGCGGTGATGCTGGCGGACGCCAAGGCGCCCGGCCTGTCCGTGAACCCCGCCCGGATCGACGGCGGCGGCCCCAACAATGTCGTGCCGGACCTCGCGATCCTGCGGGTGAAC is part of the Sphingomonas sp. genome and harbors:
- a CDS encoding hydrolase, which encodes MTMLSAIERTAIERAQAAPMLERTLEWAAINSGTRNLAGLAAMAATLADAFSVLPGTLELVDPEPVETVTPGGAIEPLDHGRHLLLTVRPDAPVQLLLTGHMDTVFAADHPFQQAQWLHDGRLNAPGAADMKGGLSLMLAALEAAEGSPLAERFGYTVLINSDEETGSLASRALITRVAQGKTAALTYEPALPDGTLAGARGGTGNFSLVVHGRSAHAGRNPEEGRNALVAAAALAVMLADAKAPGLSVNPARIDGGGPNNVVPDLAILRVNFRPGDVAATARAQAALDTAIAQVSAAHEVRIELHGSFNRPPKPIDPAAGRLFDLVRDAGADLGIPIAWKATGGVCDGNNIAACGVPVVDTMGARGGAIHSTEEFLIPESLPERAALSVLTILRLAERGRP